The Coccinella septempunctata chromosome X, icCocSept1.1, whole genome shotgun sequence nucleotide sequence tccgaggaaagtgatcaaaaaagaatacccctttaagtcggtccggggacgtgatctgtaaaatatcgaaaaatataccccttcgagtcggtacggataagTAGAGGAATTATAAAGtcttttgtagagtcagtcattaaagaaagagaaaagggacttagaataaataggttttcacgaagtaagagaaaagtataggtagatcacggaatagaatcggagactcggtcggctcatagatatttggaaaagttcagtaTAAAGAAgagtccagtcctttgttttgttggttttgttcaagtagaaacggaatatcgggaaATAGGTAGTTAAAGAGAACGGAAATAATTTGGAGTTAAAGTCAGTTTTATCCGGAATCAGTAAAGTAgtattcgaggagtgatcgtttatttttttgagtcgtagtaagaccagatataaatttgtgttgaaatttttggATAGGGAATCttaaagcgaaaaacgtttgcgacggaaaagttcgggaagttcggttaagtgtaaagaattcgccgatttGTGCGGGTAAAGTatggtgtcgaaaagttcttCATCGGCAGCGTCCTACCAAtagcagtcgcagaaaaggtagaaagttccaatttttttttatttgtccagagtcctgaaagctcctctaaaattcattgataaagtattgatttattattgcgCGCTAAGTTGGGCagttgaattttaacccaagatttttgTAACGGAAAATatggtttattgttttgcgctcaTTTGCAtatgtttaagaaattgaagatttttgttggtcgtcttcgaccgagtacgtatttgtagagaagttccaattttattttgccaatagatttatttgttaaagtttttcatgagtttcatttaaacttctcctcagaaaaaaaataagaactTCATTCATTATATCATACCATCTGTGCTTCGATTGTCGAGACGTATCTCTGTATCCTCTACAGTTTTGAACTAGTTATTTGTATAATAACCGTTGAAGATTTCCGAGTTTTCGCAGAGAGATTGTGAGTGTTTCAAAGGTACGAAAACCATCGTTGAATTTTATTGAgattcattttttctgaattggTTTCTAAGtgtgaattattttattttgttatcagttggagtttgtttacatttttcGCGTCTTCACGTCTGTGCGGTTGCGGCTCCCCACCACTTGCGCACTACTAGTAATTTATTTTCAACGTCGACCGGTTTCCCATTCCCACACGGGAACCGAGACCAGTATTTCTAGCGCTAGAAGCGGAGCTGTTACGGTGCGCTGAGTAGTCTCCTAGGATTTGTACTCGCGTATTTGTTACTTTCCTATATTGGGAAATCTCCCACCGGGGTCATTGCTAGTTTGCGGAACAACCTCTTTGAATATTTGGAAGAGATAGAAAAGACTCCTCGTTCCGTGGTTTCTGTAGATTGTTCTTTTTTCCTAGTTTCTTTTTCATTCCTTATCCACTGGCTGTATACCTTTTTCCTTCCGTGGCCTTCCCTATCTGTGTTAAAGCCTCTCATATCGGCCCATGAGAGTGAAAAATCTGTATTACCCTTTTCCCTTCCTTATTTGAACATCTGCGATTCAATTTCATTAATTAGCATTCTTTACGAGGCTCTGATGGCTCGGTGCCTCATATGCTCAAAGAAAACTTCAGGCACTCGTTTCTCCAGCTGCTCCAAGTGTAAAAGTTCCTTTCATATAGACTGTCTGCCACCGGAGCAGTTGAGCTTGCTGGGTACCAGCTGGGAGTGTGATCGTTGCAGGGGGGAGGGGCGATCTCTTCGTAGTAACTCTACTTCCTCGTCAAAGATGAGTGATTTTCAATGTTCTCCGACTACTTTGAATGCTGATCAGTTCACCTTACTTATGTCGAAATTAAATGAGATATCCAATGATATTGCCGTTATAAAAACCACCCAACTAACACTTCAGTCGGATCTTACTGAATGTAAGTCCATCTTGGAGAAGCACTCATCTGAGTTACTTCGTCTAGACAAAACATTAACTGGGCACTCACATTCCATCAGTCAGCATGATTTGGATATCGCTTCTTGTTCGTCCAGGATCGACCGCTTGACAGACAGTCAGAACTCACTCAAAGTTGTGGTGGATTCTGCGAGTCACAGATTGTCGAAGGTTGAGTCCTTGCAGCAGGGGATTCTAACTAACAACCGGACCACCCCTAGTCTACAACCATCTGAATTACTTGACCGTCTGCGGAGATCACATAATATCCTTATCCGTGGGGTTCCTGAGACTGGCGCTGAGGAAGACCTGTCTTCAGTTTCAAGTATACTCGATTGTGTGTTGCCAGATGCTAATAATCAGTGCGTTTCAGTTGCGAGGATCGGTAAATCTTCTACTGATCGTCCAAGAATTCTCAAGGTTTCCTTTTCTAACTCAGTGATTGTTAACAAAATTCTTAGGAATAAAGCACTGATAAAAAGTGTACCAGATTATCATAGAATCATCATTTCGGATGACAAAACGCCTCTGCAGGTTAAAGAGCTCGACAGCTTGCGCGAAGAGCTCAGACGCAGAAGAGGTGCAGGAGAGTCTGGCATTGACATCAAATATATTTCTGGCACTCCTACCATTACCAAAACAGATCATACTGCGCGGTCGAGGAATTAGATGAAACATGCGAGTGGTCAATCGTTTATACAAATGCTCAGTCTTTATCCTCAAAATATCTCGAGCTTCTGGCTTTTGTTGCATCCTATCGCCCCACTTTTGTACTTGTGGCTGAATCTTGGCTCCGTCCCGACATTCCGGATGACTTGGTCACTTTGCCAGGCTACTCTATTTACAGAAGTGACAGCATAACAACTGTGGGCTACGGTGGTGTGTGCATTTATGTGTCCAGCCAAATCTACAATTCATTCTCTGTCCAGCATTCGAGTCCCAATTTTCCAGGAATCGACTCTTTGTTCATTGATCTCTTCAAGGGCAATTCCTGCTGTTTCTCGATTGGTTGCATCTATCGTCCCCGTCCCTCTGTTTCTGATGGACCACTCGCCGCTTTGCTCGCAAGTCTTTCAGCTAAAAAGAAGAACCTCTACATAGCTGGTGATTTTAACATGCCGGATGTAGTTTGGCCCTTATCATCAAAAATCTATAACAGTGCATCAGCTGTTTTTGCGGACATGATCCGTGATAGTGATCTCACACAATTGGTCGACTTTCCAACTCGTTTCAGAGGTACACAGTCTCCTTCCCTCCTGGATTTGATTCTCGTTAATGATACCGACATTGTGTCCAACATCGAACAGCATCCCCCATTCGGGAAATCCGACCATGTTGTGATTCGGTTAACTTTACTACTTAAATTTCCTTCCGCAAATAATATAGCTACCAAGTCAATCAAGATCACTGACTACGAAAAACTTGTCAGTTTGGCCGAAGGAGTTGACTGGGTGAGTTTGCTGCAACCTGCTGCTGATGTGGAGGTGATGTGGAACTCTTTTGCTGAGACTTTACTGGGTTTGTATGACCGCTGCACCGTCACGAAGGATGTTTCTTTCATTCCAACTAAACCTTGGATCAATGCCGAAATCCTCAGGCAGATTCGTCATAAGAGGTCAATCTGGCGGAGGTATGTTCGTGGCAGAAAACGAAGGGATTATGATGCTCACCGAGCATTTTCTAGTTACCTATCAGCCACAATAAAAAATGCCAAAAGGGAGTACGAACTTAAAATAGCAAGATCTAAAGACCGCaagaaattttttaaatatgtcAGATCAACTTTGAACTCTAAAGTGGATACTCCATTGGTCTACGACCAGAACAACAAACTGTGTTCAGGTCCGGAAGAGTCTGCTAACGTTTTAGCTGATTCCTTTGCGGCATCTTTCACGCATGAAACTGGCCAACTACCTAGGATGATTAATCCTCGCTTATCCGCTGAACTTAGTGATGTAATTTTCTCTCCATCCATCGTGGAGACCCATTTGTCTGCTCTCAAAGTTGACTCCTCACCTGGTTCCGATGGAATCTCATCCAGACTTCTGAAAGAGTGTGCCCACTCCATTTCGCTGCCTCTTTCTCTTATATTTGCCCGCTCATTTGCGACTTCATCGCTGCCGTCTGACTGGAGAAGTGCACGTGTGACACCTATTTTCAAAAAGGGAAACAAGCGTTGTGCCGCTAACTACCGTCCTATCAGCCTGGTACCAATTGTTGCGAAGGTTTGCGAAAGAGTTATCCATGGACAGGTGCTGCGGTTTGCGCTGGGCCATAACCTTATCCCCCGATGCCAACATGGTTTTCTGCCGGGTCGCTCGGTGATCACTAATCTGCTCGACTGTGTTGATGCCTGGTCGATGTCCCTCGACAGGGGTGATCCTGTTGATGTGATTTACCTTGACTTTTCTCGGGGGCATTCGATCGTGTGCCCCACAGACGCCTCCTATACAAACTTGAGCACTTTGGCATTCGTGGGCGCCTGCTTTCTTGGATTGAGGCATTTCTTTCAAACCGATCTTTTAAGGTTCGTGTTGGGGATTCTTTTTCTTCTCCCAGAGATGTTTTGAGTGGAGTCCCCCAGGGGTCTGTTTTGGGTCCACTTTTGTTTCTGTTGTATATATCCGACTTGCCCTCCTGCGTTGTCTCGAATATCTCCCAATTTGCAGATGACACCAAATTATTTGGTAATCCCACTAGTGCCGGCATTATTCAGGACGATCTTGACTCTATCTCGAGGTGGTGCCAGGACTGGCAGCTGCCGCTCAACAGTGATAAGTGTGTGGTTCTTCACATGGGTGCTCGGAATCCGCGATATCAATACTTACTTAATGGTATCCCCATTCCTGTTTCAAGCAGCCATAGTGATCTTGGTGTAATAGTGACGGATACTTTGAGTTGGTCTGAGCACATCTCTCAGACTGTAAGCAGGGCCAAAAGATCCTTGTTTCTGCTGCAGAAGTCATTTGGCAAGTGTGACCCACGTACATGTGCGCTGGTTTACCGAACTTATGTGCGACCCATCCTCGAGTTCGCTGGTCCTGTGTGGTGTCCGGTTCTGTCTCGCGATATGTCCCTGCTCGAAAACCTCCAGCGTCGTGCCACGCGTATTCCCTACGGAATCTCGCGCCCTTCTTATGATGAAAGACTATCCATAATGAGCCTGCCTAGGTTCGCCGACCGGAGAACTCGTGGTAACCTTTTAACAACTTTCCGTGCTTTGCACGATCTCTTTGGTGTGAGCTTGCGTCGCTTGTTCACGATGAATACGGATTGCCGTTTGCGGGGTCACTGTTTAAAACTGAGAAGAGAGAACTTCAGGACGGTTCAGAGGCAGCACTTCTTGTCGAATCGGGTGTTTAGTGTGTGGAACTCGTTGCCTTCATCTGTGGTTGGGTCGTCATCTGTGAATTCATTCAAGAACAACTACGATGGTTGGCTTCTTCGTGGATGATTTTGAAGGACTGCTCACTTTGTATTTttgttttggaatttatctcTTATTGTATAATCgagcatttttttttcttatatgttaaattttttgtgagTTTATAGGCATGGCCTCAACTCTCATctgtcaaataataataataataataagttcaatgtccttcgtgcgacgggccggatccacattttttcccctttcgagggccttcaattaGTGTATTTAACAtcaaaaaataatcaccccatgaccagtggaaagccgctcttccactgATCGAGATAAGGGGTGCATTATTACAGAACGCCCTGCTTGTCTTCTAAGGAAGATTTGATCTCTCCGAGATCTGTCTTCATGTCAGCCATGATGTTTGTCAAAAACGCAAactatttctttattttttttagttCATCCTCTATTtataacaaatttcaaaattaaaattcattaaaaacttTAAACTTCGAATACTCTTACCTATTTGTATGTTGTTTTTATGAATTGGGCAACAGCAACAAGTGCCCAGTGGAGAATCTGCTATATCAGCAGTTTCTGAAGCATCAGCATTTCctttaaaataaaatattattattattctctccacaaatttttcattttcaattattccaCATGCAAACAGGCAAGTACTgtaattttcatataatttatCAATGCaggatatttcataaatttatgaaatatcaatttctgTTGTGTTCCTTCCAACCCAGTGTCATGTGAATTGAAATAAGAGACTCTCCAGCGAGTCAAGCAAAGGTACATATGAAATATCATCTTGACAAGAGAGAGATCATTCAAGTCCAAAGCAAGTTAAGTTTGCGACCtaatgattaaaaaaaaaacactcttGTTGATGAATCTGTAATGTATATAACAGATGTTTGTACATATTGTGAATTCAGTATTAAATGAGACACCGAGCTAGCCAATTGTTTTTATCAAATCGAAATACATCACATGGCGCAGTCGACGCGAACATAAGCGTGTGTGGAAAATTGAAATCCTCTCgtggaaaaataatattgaattataattGTAATAATGACAAAGACACCATCCGAGATGAAATCAGAAGAAAATTCGTTGTACGTATCCATGTCAGCCAAGCCACCATCCGAAATGAAGTTAGAAGAAGATCCAGCagtggaatggaaattctttctacagtgttcaaaaatctgggtgttgagatttttggcaattacttaaaagtggactgttaccaaatgattgagttggagatggtaaaataaaatctttattgtatatcaaacacgtcacataataaatagacactcgcatgaagtaaaattatatacaacatctaaacagagtgaacctatttacaagtattgagaagttattgagagaatttgagagtaatgtttcaatgagaaaatcaacgttgtatttgcttgagagaaagagcaggttgagtgaatttcatgtatcgagtaacaagatcaattattatgcgtttgataagaattgagagatTTGAGATAGATCTACTtaaaaacgtgtttatgtattttgagttgcataataatcgagcttgatagttatgaattgatgtgagtgttatcatgcaagcacaacgtttacagtgatagagtttacgatttcataaactgtctcgctatcagaaaaacagaaggttgcagtgacaacttgagaagttagagatatgtaatgtagtgagacaggtgtaatgagacagagtgagagagatgattaccaacgcttacaggaatagcaaatctattagaaaagcagaaggtgttgtatgagagtacataaattgaggtgagttgtgttacaaatgtaatgtagagagatgattaccaacgcttacaggaatagcaaatctattagaaaagcagaaggtgttgtatgagagtacataaattgaggtgagttgtgttacaaatgtaatgtagagaaatgaaatattgtaaacgtagaaagaattaatgagtagtattcataattgagatgaaacaagaagagcagttcataacTTTAGAGAATAGAAATAAagtatcataagtttcaggtaatagagacatgcaaaagtttataataaattatacttattgagttgaaatcaggttggacctcctcgagcgttatcacaaaccagtctgtccaagagagttaATTGAGTGTATTCCTTTGTTCGGAGtgctgagtgtagtgagatggatttcgatctggtctatgagaagccttcgaagtgtccaacttgagcgtagaggtacctgaaacttaagaggcctgagaagtctgatcgtaagaggtgtaaagttaatctgaggtgacatatatacaaaatgagagtgaatacaagtatataagcttctaatagagtggtgtgaaatgtgaacttggtgctaaaatcagagaaattaaaatgtgagtgattgtcgaggtgatgtgattcacagtgaatgaaatatcgatgcattttgaggaggttgaagcagttaggtacattgagcacgtggttgattgagagatttggagaaaattgagaaaatatacatgcaaatatgatatAGAGATGTACagcagaatattgcaaatgtaatagtgagaaaatgcatagcgatggagtgaatgttgagaggaaaattatgtaaaATGAAATtgtaacgtgacacatgcaaaaaatgattacattttttgttgagtgaaaaaagtactgtacctttttgagatgttgatcgattgattattataatataaaataatattattagatttgagctgactgaaaaagttgagagtgcactaaaaatcacgttaagaatttagaccaagttccaattcacttgagcgaacgaagaatctaaaaagaatgaattaaattgaacagattcaacaggttccaccggtttttttgagcagctgattgacagcgatttaaaggttacgttcacagaagcatgtaacgataaacgtagtcactgagttgctaAAGATGTGCATCTAgtgatagagttgggttaaaaattactccaatttttaacattccggccGCCATAATTAACGGAGTTGATTATAATCGAGTAGGTCTTCGTAAATTATCCATTGTGAGGAAGTTGAGGCAATCCATCACTCCAGTGTCT carries:
- the LOC123322351 gene encoding uncharacterized protein LOC123322351, encoding MSDFQCSPTTLNADQFTLLMSKLNEISNDIAVIKTTQLTLQSDLTECKSILEKHSSELLRLDKTLTGHSHSISQHDLDIASCSSRIDRLTDSQNSLKVVVDSASHRLSKVESLQQGILTNNRTTPSLQPSELLDRLRRSHNILIRGVPETGAEEDLSSVSSILDCVLPDANNQCVSVARIGKSSTDRPRILKVSFSNSVIVNKILRNKALIKSVPDYHRIIISDDKTPLQVKELDSLREELRRRRGAGESGIDIKYISGTPTITKTDHTARSRN